Proteins encoded in a region of the Coffea eugenioides isolate CCC68of chromosome 4, Ceug_1.0, whole genome shotgun sequence genome:
- the LOC113769209 gene encoding uncharacterized protein LOC113769209: protein MAVLQPSEGAIGAAPPLSKSFAAVVTASSSAEVFDLGTISTRRGEPAFRIANSDIQQLARLFQQALVGRFSYSRPPMEAVRRFFLLLGLKGDYAVALLDTNHVLIRPTVEEDYIWLFVRRTWYIRSSPMTISKWFLDFKANKEISIAPVWVSFPSLPLPFFGRNPLNKLASVLGRPLKIDAATGDLRRLSVARVLVEIDVARAPAKRVWIGDEEYGFWQNMEYESWPAFCSFCERFGHDQQECYRKFPALRPAKNPQAHLPQPKDPLPQGDQGTTMARGEDVGEWRDV, encoded by the coding sequence ATGGCGGTACTCCAGCCATCTGAGGGGGCTATAGGAGCGGCGCCGCCCTTGTCGAAGAGCTTCGCGGCTGTGGTAACAGCCAGCAGTAGTGCTGAGGTCTTCGACCTAGGGACAATCTCCACGCGCAGAGGGGAACCAGCTTTTAGAATAGCGAACAGCGACATTCAGCAGTTAGCACGTCTATTCCAACAAGCACTGGTGGGCAGATTCTCATACAGTCGTCCTCCTATGGAGGCTGTAAGGAGGTTCTTCTTATTATTAGGGCTGAAGGGGGACTATGCGGTGGCCTTGTTAGATACGAACCATGTTCTCATCAGGCCAACAGTAGAAGAGGATTACATTTGGTTATTCGTACGCCGCACATGGTATATAAGGAGTTCGCCAATGACAATCTCCAAATGGTTTCTGGATTTCAAAGCCAACAAGGAAATCTCAATTGCTCCTGTGTGGGTAAGTTTTCCAAGCCTGCCATTGCCATTCTTTGGGAGGAACCCACTCAATAAGCTGGCCTCTGTCCTGGGAAGACCACTAAAGATTGACGCCGCAACGGGAGATTTGAGGAGGCTGTCGGTTGCAAGGGTGTTGGTGGAGATCGATGTAGCCCGCGCACCAGCAAAAAGGGTCTGGATAGGTGATGAGGAGTATGGTTTCTGGCAGAACATGGAGTACGAGAGCTGGCCAGCGTTTTGCTCCTTCTGTGAGAGATTTGGCCATGACCAACAAGAGTGTTATAGGAAGTTTCCGGCTCTAAGGCCTGCGAAAAATCCCCAGGCACATTTGCCGCAACCCAAGGACCCTCTTCCCCAAGGAGATCAAGGAACGACCATGGCGAGGGGGGAGGATGTTGGAGAGTGGAGGGATGTCTAG